The Poecilia reticulata strain Guanapo linkage group LG10, Guppy_female_1.0+MT, whole genome shotgun sequence sequence CTCCGTCCCAGCAGAACACATTCCATATAAGGAGCACATTAGGACACAAAGCTTAGCTGTAGCAATGGGGGGGAACACTGcattttaggggtttttttcttctttttttttttagcatcaatATAAGCTTTAAATGGAGCATGGAAAGGACGTTTCACTAGATGTGTGTTGCAACAAACCTTTAGTTTTAATTAAGTCCTAAACATCTGGATGTGAGATAACTTTGGGCCTTTTCCATGAGGCCTTTAACTCCACACACCTCTTCAGGTCAGATTGCAAAAGTTTGTGTGTCATCCTCCTGCTGTAAGGAAAAGGGGAAGACCTGAAAGTCTCCCTAAAATTACTCTGCTTCGTTCAAAAACTGTTCTATTAACAGCCTGATGTCAGCATAAACAGAGGTATCAACATATTATGGTTTCAAAACTACAACCAGTTTTTCATGTAAATGAATGAAAGCAATTAAAGAATCTTTATTgggtttttcaaaaatattacaataatgCACGCCATTTTGTTGAACAAACATGGATGTTATCTGGTCCTGCAGATGGCTGACTCAGCGTTAAAGCTTTACATGTGGAATATGTCCATcacagaaaaaagaggaaacctGTATCACGTGCTCCTTGGTGGCGATTATGAAGAGGCGATTTTGGTCATCACTATTGTCTCGCCGTTTAGGTTCTTGGCTTTACAGATGTAGTTACCGAAGTCGatagtttgcatgttctccacaGACAAGATGCTCTGGGAGACCCTTGTGGTGTGGCCCATGCCTCTGTTCACCAGCCTCCCCAGCGTCTGGATGTGAACCGGACGCTTGTCCTGCAGCGACACAAAAACAACCTGTTTGTTGGCTGCAAAGGAGTTAGATGCTTTTAGAGCTACACACCAGAATCAGATAAATCAGCCATTAGTGGGACTGTCCGTACAtccttaaaaagccttaaatctATGCATCTAGAATTAAGACCTCAAATATCTCGAATCCAGTGAAAATGGTAAAATGCCCTTAAATACGTTACTCACAGACGACTTCATTGTGTTCTGCAACTCAAGGcagttgaggctaccgctaaaaagctgctaatataccctgACTAGCTACCATTTTTTTGCGTCGATCATGTGTAAATACAAATGATCAGTCCGGTTGGCTGGACGACGTTCGTACATTGTTGAGAaataggtcttaaatttcattcataattgTCTTAAAACGTCTTAAAGTCTGacatttgagttggtgaaaccagcagaaatcctgttgtTGCTTGACGTGTTTAGGAGATCCGGAAGAGCTGAAGTAGAAGAGAACTGAACCAAACACAAGCAGTGAAGTTGTCTTCTTCAGCTTTTAGGATTGTCATGTCCTTGATGAGTGAGAATCTACCCCCACGGATGTTTATACCCAAATCAATCGTAATCAACAGGATTTGTCTTTACTGACGAATGTACAAAAAACCCATTTTTAAACTAGAAATATccctctgtttttattcacattttcccTACTCCTCCTCAGTTCTCCTTCTACATCTCCTGCGTGTCTCTTACCTGTCCAGGATAGGACCAGCTGAAGCTCACGTCCTCCTCTGGTTCTCCCAGCACAGTGCAGGTCACGTTAACATTGTCGCCTCCTCTCACCATCTCTGGAGAGGCTCCCAGGCTCACGAACGGGGCCCCACTGGGAACTGTTCACGAGAGACGGACATGATGGAAAAGTCCTAAACCTCTAATTTGATCCATTCAGTCAAGTAGCAGTGAAAGTATGTGGACTTCAAACAAGCACAAATCAGTCTTCAGCTGCCACTTAGACATACAAAACTTGCTTAACTTTACCTAAATTAGCTTGATTTATTACGTAAACTTCCATCTTCCAGTCTGGAAAGGTCTATTCTGAATCGGAAAGCTGACTTTAGCTTAAGAGACACAATTTCTGCAGAAGTGCCACTCTAATCTAACACTTGGTTGAAAGTTTCTGGTTCCATGGCAACAaaatgtgtgtgggggggggggaaagatgGGAGGGTATGAATACCTTTGGCCTCCCTCACCTTCCACATACAGCAGCTCGTATTTGGTGGAGATTTGAGGGGTCCCCTTGGAGGCAGCCTTGCAGTAGAAAACCCCCTGAAGATCCGCACTGGGGTTCCGTAGGATGAAACCCTTggtggggtcaaaggtcaaaagaGTCTGGTTTGCTGTGATTTCCTCGGGAGGGACCTCTCGGTGGAGCGACGCCTCAACTTGGGGGTCGGTCACACGACAGGGCACGACCGCGGGCTTGTCGGGGCGCAGGTACACGATCTCGAAGTGGATTGCAGACGGGACGAAGAGGTTCTCTTTGTCTGGAATGAAGTTGAGgtgtgaaatgtattttagatCTTGGACTTTCTGCTTTGATTACAGTTCAGCGCTCACTGGAAACCACTTTACCATCTTAAGTCAATGACTTTATCTCAGCACACATGATATCTGGGCAATGACAGTACAGCAGTTGTTTCCCCTTTCTTCACTAATATGGCAAGTCAATAAGtcttggaggggaaaaaatattacaCCAGAAAGTCGTGACCTGCTGCCAGTCACATCCCCTACCTCGgcatttacactcgcacatgaaaatggctgcaaaacaGACACGCAATTGTACAACCGTATGtccttgaaaagcagaagtggagcctcctgcacaactaacAACAATGTAGCAAGTGGTTTCTAAATGGTAAGTCGACAAcaaaacactcgtcttttcGTACAATGGCAGTATTGACCGCCATTGTACGGTCAATACAGCAGTAAaaacagctgaccaaacatgctggagctcagctgagGTTGCTAGTGTCAGTATGGacaagcagcattcagcttctatgcaccaaaaatgttgaacaaacttccagaaacacTAAGTTCCTTTAAATCGAGGCGAAATGCTGGTTTGCTAATCACTGGAACATCGACCAACATATTAGATGtttattgatcattttgatgatggcgattgtaaaatggttttatgtgtttttatggtgtaaagcactttgaaccgccttgttgctgaaatgtgccacgcaaataaacttgattgacttGACTGAACAatcgggaggtttttgaaattcattttcccaacttattgccaaataaacaacaacaaaaaacggcTGGATGGTGgaactggtttatttttttaagcacttgggcGAAACtcaagattgtttttttgtttgtttgttttacttgctAGTTAAATCAAACGTACCCTAACGCCTACCTGTGAAGTAGACGTAGGAGGCGTACGTGCGGTCTTGGTCCCTCTGGCACTCCGTCCCGTCGCACACTATGACCCAGCAGCTGTAGGAGCCCGTGTCTGCAGCAGAGGGCGAGGTCAGGACCAGCTGGCTGTACTTGTCGCTGTGCTTGATGCTGCAGACAAGAAGACAAGCGATAAGCCGAGCCAACCAACCCAGCAACCGGGAAACGGCAGCGGAGGAGGGCGTTTCCCTGCGGCACCTGAGGCGCGAGTCGTTGAAGGTGTCCAGGTAGGTCGGGTAGGACCATCCGATGTTGGTCCCTTTGCAGCGCAGCTCCACGCTCTTCCCGGGAGTCAGGGTGGTGCTGGGGCCCAGGCGCAGGAAGCGGCCCTTGTCCAACACCTGGGTCAGCAGGGACTGGCTCTTCCCCTTCCTGCTGGTCAGGGCCGGCTGACGGGCCCTCGCCCGCTTCCCACCTGGATGGGCGCTGCTTTCCGCCGCGTCTTTCTTTCTCTTGGTCGCCTGACAGGATCCTGGAGACACAGAAGGAGGCAGCTGAGGCAACAGGAAggccgaaaaaaaaaaaatccttcccaCCTCCTCCAAATGCGCACAGTTCAGTCTcgtcttcttttcttcttctacttttaTCTCAGcaggaacaaaatgtaaaatgttccgTCCCTCCTTTCGGTTGGCTATTCATCGATAATCAGAAACATCTGTTGCATTCCTTCACATCCAGTAAGCAGGTCTGCAGAATCACTTTGGAAAAACATTCTTCCCACTGAACACTTTTCATATATATCActgaaaaaatgcatttagagAGGAcatgaaattgtttttgcattaataTACTCATTTATGTAGAAAAATAGCTTCCCTTCACACACaccaaatgtgtgtgtttgaagcGGTTTCGCATTTTCGACCTGCGACCTGCGGCTGTCACCCGGTCCGTCAACGCGGCTCATCAACAGATGTGAAAACGTGAACTTCACTCACCATTTTGGAGCTCCAGACAGAGCAGTGCCAGACAAAATACAGCCCAGAGCTTCATGTTCCGAGAGCCCTGCTGGGGCCAGGCGAACAGAGGAGGTTTAGCGaagagaagggaaaagaaagaagaaggaggaaaaaaaaaaacctctgacttTCGCTGGACCAGCACCGGCCCCAGCTGCTCTGTTTACAATCCCAGCTCCATCCTCACAGGCTGGAACTGTGAGGGGAAATAACTTGGTTtgccctcctccctcctctcagGCCCGAGGAGCAGTAATGTGTAGTCTGACGTCCTCTGCTGGACCGCCGGGGGAATTAGCCGCCTGCTTCACATTATTTTTCGCCCCcaaccaacaaaataaaacaaattcatgGAAATGAAAGACCGAGGTGCGATGTGGGCGACAGTTTGGAAGCTTCTGGCATTCCCATCCAGATTTGATCCTAAggtagttttaatttttatttgtaagattGAGAAGTGTTTATATACCTTTTCAACTTGTTCACAATTTGTCACGTTATAATCATGTAACTtgaaagttttgcgcacatttgtacaGATGTTACACCACATTCCGTTTCCATTGTGTATTGTGACCGCAAGAGGCGCTGTTGTAGTTTTACACCACGCTTTGCCACAACTGTGGTCGcacaatgtgacatttattgtgACCACGCTGTAATTTagtgctaaatatttaaaccagTTTCTGCTAACTCTCTCCGTCCGCCAAACAATGAAAAGTATCTGAGAGTTAGCAGAAACAGTTTAAGTATTTAATACTTTACTGCGAGTTGGAGTATATATAAGCGCCATCATATTCTGCGACCGTATATATTTCCgtaatagtcataatattacaggTCAGATGTTACTTTATATTCTTTGTTCggcattttctttatttttctgtttgcgtCGGTTCTCTCGCCCTCTTGAAAGCTTACGTTTTTGGCGTATTGAAATGCAACAGCGCCCCCTACGGTGACAACCTGCGGTGGTCACAGAATTTGGTGTTGCGgcgatttttatttctgaaagatACTTGTAGTGCACTAAAACATTTCAGCGAAatttttgtgaatatttgcAACTTTGGGTCTCTTTCTAAACCAAAATAGTCTTTTATTGCCTTTGCTCAGGTGGCAGCAGATCTGTACCGTAAGAACAATGTGACCATTTCCACAGTGTGAACTCTGCTGTAATCTCAGGTTGTTCCACACTTATTCACTTAAACTGCTAAACCTGATCAATAACCAACATCATACAGCTTCAGTGTGTTTCACCTcttctttaattttgtatttcgtcagcataaaaaaaagaaaaatactggcAGTGCAGGTAAGCTGTTGCACATTATTATCAGCTAAACCTCCCTCACCACGACAGAAGGCGTTAAAaagaccagaaaaaaacaataaatctaataaacCTTCCCCTTCATCCCAGAGAAACTCTTTAAAGTTGCTATGACAAGAGTTTGGTTGtaataaaagactgaaaatgaagaTAATATTTTCATTCACCTACTACTGTATCAAAATAGCACAACATATCAGCCTGGAAGAAGAATACAGCAAGTCATAAGTGGGATAGTATGAAACAAAAccatatattttcataaaaccttCACGCCACACTCCGTTTCTAATCATAGCAGTTCATAGTCGACACAAACtgaagcaataataataataataataatgaaaacctAGCCGACCTGTGCTTACTACAACCACAGCTACAGAGGCTTTAGTTACTACAGGGAAGATTTAAACTGAATAATCTCAAGGATTATCCCGCACTACTTCAGCTACGGTCAATCATGACTGAGCTAACTGACACTTTGCACATACAGTGGCTTTCCAGCAgtgatccaaaaaaaaaaaatcagatgcagatcaataatttcaaaacttttctcACCCTTTAATGTAACTgtatattttgagattttatgatCAGAccatcctcttcttcctctgtggTTTTCTGTCTCTTTGGTCTGACCTTCGACCAAAGAGGTCAGACTGTATCCTCTCTTTGTGATCATGTTTACATAGACGCAGTGCCTAATTTTGGTGTCTTTCAAACAAAACTTGCAGCCAGCTTCACTCCGGCTGCGCACACAGTTATCTTCCTTCCTGACAGATTTGTCTTTTGCTTGAATTATGCAGGAAATATCACCGTAACGTTGGTTAAAAAGTCTGGAAATGATTTGTCACGTTGCCATTACAAACACCCAACCTTTCAGTCG is a genomic window containing:
- the pdgfrl gene encoding platelet-derived growth factor receptor-like protein, translated to MKLWAVFCLALLCLELQNGSCQATKRKKDAAESSAHPGGKRARARQPALTSRKGKSQSLLTQVLDKGRFLRLGPSTTLTPGKSVELRCKGTNIGWSYPTYLDTFNDSRLSIKHSDKYSQLVLTSPSAADTGSYSCWVIVCDGTECQRDQDRTYASYVYFTDKENLFVPSAIHFEIVYLRPDKPAVVPCRVTDPQVEASLHREVPPEEITANQTLLTFDPTKGFILRNPSADLQGVFYCKAASKGTPQISTKYELLYVEVPSGAPFVSLGASPEMVRGGDNVNVTCTVLGEPEEDVSFSWSYPGQDKRPVHIQTLGRLVNRGMGHTTRVSQSILSVENMQTIDFGNYICKAKNLNGETIVMTKIASS